The following proteins come from a genomic window of Sebastes fasciatus isolate fSebFas1 chromosome 6, fSebFas1.pri, whole genome shotgun sequence:
- the ccdc117 gene encoding coiled-coil domain-containing protein 117 isoform X1: MSCVNVSLCVCLQNHFTDWTTMHHPAPTSSILGFLPAMYSFSGPTSLPEFDLGSPSTSGHLQRATLSNNWETRCLRKHRRRVDDEGCSAKRRRLMVEAELDISENLNTRHDWPAANSCPPLPAQQASPALPQPCPASQPSTLPQPPSALPRPETESSCMEIEAAQRKLQEIEDRITLEDDEDEDLDVEPAPRRPVLVISDSLKEGLQRGISDILPHTVAQSVSQSCMELVLWRPPDDPFCRKRKGPLQKPRKQQTVSRQPPTPCPSPTPHSPPSPPADTHSSLYSFPVAHSSGEEDMEM; this comes from the exons ATGTCATGTGTTAAT gtcagtttgtgtgtgtgtcttcaaaATCATTTCACCGACTGGACCACCATGCATCACCCTGCTCCCACAAGCAGTATACTGGGGTTTCTGCCAGCCATGTATTCATTTTCTGGCCCCACAAGCCTTCCTGAGTTTGACCTCGGATCTCCAAGTACGTCTGGCCACCTACAGAGAGCAACTCTATCTAACAA CTGGGAGACACGATGTCTCAGGAAACACAGGAGGAGAGTGGACGATGA GGGATGCAGTGCTAAGAGGAGGAGGTTAATGGTTGAGGCAGAATTGGACATTTCAGAGAACTTAAACACTCGTCATGACTGGCCTGCAGCGAACAGCTGCCCTCCTTTACCTGCACAGCAAGCCAGCCCTGCACTTCCACAGCCCTGCCCAGCATCTCAGCCCTCAACTTTGCCTCAGCCCCCCTCTGCTCTGCCCAGACCTGAGACAGAGAGTTCCTGCATGGAGATAGAGGCAGCTCAGAGGAAACTTCAGGAGATCGAAGACAG AATAACGCTGGAGGATGACGAGGATGAAGATCTGGATGTAGAGCCGGCCCCAAGACGGCCAGTGCTGGTAATCTCTGACAGCTTGAAGGAAGGTCTACAGCGCGGCATCAGCGACATCCTGCCGCACACAGTTGCCCAGTCTGT GAGCCAGTCCTGCATGGAGCTGGTGTTGTGGCGGCCACCAGACGATCCCTTCTGTCGGAAGCGAAAGGGCCCGTTACAGAAACCGCGTAAACAACAGACAGTATCTCGACAACCCCCGACTCCATGTCCATCTCCCACCCCTCACAGCCCCCCCAGTccacctgcagacacacactcctctctgtACAGCTTTCCTGTGGCGCACAGCTCTGGAGAGGAGGACATGGAAATGTAA
- the ccdc117 gene encoding coiled-coil domain-containing protein 117 isoform X2 — MSCVNVSLCVCLQNHFTDWTTMHHPAPTSSILGFLPAMYSFSGPTSLPEFDLGSPSTSGHLQRATLSNNWETRCLRKHRRRVDDEGCSAKRRRLMVEAELDISENLNTRHDWPAANSCPPLPAQQASPALPQPCPASQPSTLPQPPSALPRPETESSCMEIEAAQRKLQEIEDRITLEDDEDEDLDVEPAPRRPVLVISDSLKEGLQRGISDILPHTVAQSVQSCMELVLWRPPDDPFCRKRKGPLQKPRKQQTVSRQPPTPCPSPTPHSPPSPPADTHSSLYSFPVAHSSGEEDMEM, encoded by the exons ATGTCATGTGTTAAT gtcagtttgtgtgtgtgtcttcaaaATCATTTCACCGACTGGACCACCATGCATCACCCTGCTCCCACAAGCAGTATACTGGGGTTTCTGCCAGCCATGTATTCATTTTCTGGCCCCACAAGCCTTCCTGAGTTTGACCTCGGATCTCCAAGTACGTCTGGCCACCTACAGAGAGCAACTCTATCTAACAA CTGGGAGACACGATGTCTCAGGAAACACAGGAGGAGAGTGGACGATGA GGGATGCAGTGCTAAGAGGAGGAGGTTAATGGTTGAGGCAGAATTGGACATTTCAGAGAACTTAAACACTCGTCATGACTGGCCTGCAGCGAACAGCTGCCCTCCTTTACCTGCACAGCAAGCCAGCCCTGCACTTCCACAGCCCTGCCCAGCATCTCAGCCCTCAACTTTGCCTCAGCCCCCCTCTGCTCTGCCCAGACCTGAGACAGAGAGTTCCTGCATGGAGATAGAGGCAGCTCAGAGGAAACTTCAGGAGATCGAAGACAG AATAACGCTGGAGGATGACGAGGATGAAGATCTGGATGTAGAGCCGGCCCCAAGACGGCCAGTGCTGGTAATCTCTGACAGCTTGAAGGAAGGTCTACAGCGCGGCATCAGCGACATCCTGCCGCACACAGTTGCCCAGTCTGT CCAGTCCTGCATGGAGCTGGTGTTGTGGCGGCCACCAGACGATCCCTTCTGTCGGAAGCGAAAGGGCCCGTTACAGAAACCGCGTAAACAACAGACAGTATCTCGACAACCCCCGACTCCATGTCCATCTCCCACCCCTCACAGCCCCCCCAGTccacctgcagacacacactcctctctgtACAGCTTTCCTGTGGCGCACAGCTCTGGAGAGGAGGACATGGAAATGTAA
- the ccdc117 gene encoding coiled-coil domain-containing protein 117 isoform X3, giving the protein MHHPAPTSSILGFLPAMYSFSGPTSLPEFDLGSPSTSGHLQRATLSNNWETRCLRKHRRRVDDEGCSAKRRRLMVEAELDISENLNTRHDWPAANSCPPLPAQQASPALPQPCPASQPSTLPQPPSALPRPETESSCMEIEAAQRKLQEIEDRITLEDDEDEDLDVEPAPRRPVLVISDSLKEGLQRGISDILPHTVAQSVSQSCMELVLWRPPDDPFCRKRKGPLQKPRKQQTVSRQPPTPCPSPTPHSPPSPPADTHSSLYSFPVAHSSGEEDMEM; this is encoded by the exons ATGCATCACCCTGCTCCCACAAGCAGTATACTGGGGTTTCTGCCAGCCATGTATTCATTTTCTGGCCCCACAAGCCTTCCTGAGTTTGACCTCGGATCTCCAAGTACGTCTGGCCACCTACAGAGAGCAACTCTATCTAACAA CTGGGAGACACGATGTCTCAGGAAACACAGGAGGAGAGTGGACGATGA GGGATGCAGTGCTAAGAGGAGGAGGTTAATGGTTGAGGCAGAATTGGACATTTCAGAGAACTTAAACACTCGTCATGACTGGCCTGCAGCGAACAGCTGCCCTCCTTTACCTGCACAGCAAGCCAGCCCTGCACTTCCACAGCCCTGCCCAGCATCTCAGCCCTCAACTTTGCCTCAGCCCCCCTCTGCTCTGCCCAGACCTGAGACAGAGAGTTCCTGCATGGAGATAGAGGCAGCTCAGAGGAAACTTCAGGAGATCGAAGACAG AATAACGCTGGAGGATGACGAGGATGAAGATCTGGATGTAGAGCCGGCCCCAAGACGGCCAGTGCTGGTAATCTCTGACAGCTTGAAGGAAGGTCTACAGCGCGGCATCAGCGACATCCTGCCGCACACAGTTGCCCAGTCTGT GAGCCAGTCCTGCATGGAGCTGGTGTTGTGGCGGCCACCAGACGATCCCTTCTGTCGGAAGCGAAAGGGCCCGTTACAGAAACCGCGTAAACAACAGACAGTATCTCGACAACCCCCGACTCCATGTCCATCTCCCACCCCTCACAGCCCCCCCAGTccacctgcagacacacactcctctctgtACAGCTTTCCTGTGGCGCACAGCTCTGGAGAGGAGGACATGGAAATGTAA